Proteins encoded by one window of Pseudorca crassidens isolate mPseCra1 chromosome 3, mPseCra1.hap1, whole genome shotgun sequence:
- the RPS23 gene encoding small ribosomal subunit protein uS12 codes for MGKCRGLRTARKLRSHRRDQKWHDKQYKKAHLGTALKANPFGGASHAKGIVLEKVGVEAKQPNSAIRKCVRVQLIKNGKKITAFVPNDGCLNFIEENDEVLVAGFGRKGHAVGDIPGVRFKVVKVANVSLLALYKGKKERPRS; via the exons ATGG GCAAGTGTCGCGGTCTTCGTACTGCCAGGAAGCTCCGTAGCCACCGACGAGACCAGAAGTGGCATGATAAGCAGTACAAGAAAGCCCATTTGGGCACAGCCCTGAAGGCCAACCCTTTTGGAGGTGCTTCGCATGCCAAGGGAATTGTGCTTGAAAAAGT AGGGGTTGAAGCCAAACAACCGAATTCTGCCATCAGGAAGTGTGTCAGGGTTCAACTAATCAAGAATGGCAAAAAAATCACCGCCTTTGTACCCAATGAtggttgtttgaattttattgag GAAAATGATGAAGTTCTGGTTGCTGGATTTGGTCGCAAAGGTCATGCTGTTGGTGACATTCCTGGAGTCCGCTTTAAGGTTGTCAAAGTAGCCAATGTCTCTCTTTTGGCCTTATataaaggcaagaaggaaagaccAAGATCATAA